The following are encoded in a window of Acropora muricata isolate sample 2 chromosome 6, ASM3666990v1, whole genome shotgun sequence genomic DNA:
- the LOC136920196 gene encoding TATA element modulatory factor-like isoform X3 yields MSWFDTTSFSSFAKTALSQAHNLQKSIDRVLDIEDDKKDAVSKLSSDLSKPVSQPVTSESTNESAAARKSSPSSTKTVSSRKLPSDDNNSAEGNTFWSSFLGDSFSSESSNRVSNVSSRRSSERKYSHRASGTVTEGKRRGSSGVKQTTENVDATKDSKATLPIPASTEQKCDDVDIEKNSKLQSNFAASSASLCQERDTEDGTPRIKPIFDASKISDVDEDNSQKLSYDTQGLSAAAQRNNHELESSEEAKGRHESEGALLNFPSNENVVATNSEHINSKNFSDKNGVGTITFEDQPIIKSREQHQTPPQVHTAMTSTVEQTLESENALEKQLREGKITGSFDISQNQQGSVGYVTVDVESAGSLSVISHDTEVVIELDDQQRPPKDMPLASSTPNCHYNKWSGEVSEFVEIDSNDTWLQHQKELNTVNSKSLKDTKKNSTMTVDETAAVEETLSAVEHSEGVKEWEIKEEMCCPGNTEVLNEIEENQCNLEKKSTEGMDQLKKKINELQSEVASLQHVVEVRENKLLQLSKQNVDLQETANILRGQLEQAEMAFKTDDQEIEEVRKEFTVRVSTTEKKFQAAAKERDKFKALLDETERSLNFRNEQQLNEFTSLIKEKDDQIAELLEEGEKLSKQELHVNNTVKKLRAKEKENEAVLKKNSKALEELTSENTRLHEIQKVKEANERKQTEAINKLNSYNEKLEEKVAVLNSELDDANEKLRSMQAALDNAYNFVLLHISRQLTDLHKENASKDSAAQEAALSAEMTAKEGLRIAMERKEKQFEKEIETLEFQISDLQTSLHRNEQQANRREDNLRQEISDVQQRLQEAEARNQELTESVTHATRPLLRQIENLQSSYGNQTQTWERVERNLTERLNEARVQLAEAHEKERVATEHAQELNSRLTAVESQLVTYRQEKSRLEATLEVERAKLDTAEDTRSREAARAEALEMKYRKMIQDSNMEKALLEQQLDLEKSKMETEKKKFQNALDDKDRILMHQSASLSGVHVSPASGSGVAQDETHESSAHRALWRQNSNSSSVIHELSRGVITGSTAIVERLQAKVKQKDGEIELLQEEIVALQKTRDSLTEELTRLTSRTDNLERNSVLFADLQARYKGLEQRHNAVLQMYGEKAEECEELRMDLEDVKTMYKTQIQDLLGSSR; encoded by the exons ATGAGTTGGTTTGATACTACAAGTTTTTCGTCTTTTGCCAAGACAGCTTTATCTCAGGCACATAATCTACAGAAGTCTATTGACCGAGTTTTGGATATTGAAGATGATAAAAAGGATGCAGTTTCGAAGCTGTCTTCAG ACTTAAGTAAACCAGTTTCACAACCAGTCACCTCTGAATCTACAAATGAAAGTGCAGCAGCAAGAaaatcatcaccatcatcaacAAAAACTGTTTCTTCCAGAAAATTACCATCAGATGACAACAATAGTGCCGAAGGAAATACATTCTGGTCATCATTTCTTGGTGACTCATTTTCATCAGAAAGCTCAAATAGAGTCTCTAATGTATCAAGTCGCAGATCTTCTGAAAGAAAATATAGTCACAGAGCAAGTGGTACAGTTACTGAgggaaaaagaagaggaagtaGTGGtgtgaaacaaacaactgaaaatgtgGATGCTACAAAAGACAGCAAAGCAACTTTACCTATACCAGCATCTACTGAGCAAAAATGTGATGATGTGGATATTGAAAAGAATTCAAAATTGCAAAGTAATTTCGCAGCATCTAGTGCTTCTTTATGTCAAGAAAGAGATACAGAAGATGGAACTCCAAGAATTAAACCAATATTTGATGCTTCAAAAATATCTGATGTGGATGAAGATAATTCGCAAAAACTATCCTATGATACACAAGGGTTAAGTGCTGCAGCTCAAAGAAACAATCATGAACTGGAGTCTTCTGAGGAAGCTAAGGGAAGACATGAGAGTGAAGGAGCTTTgttaaattttccttcaaatgAAAATGTAGTGGCTACAAATTCTGAGCATATAAACAGCAAAAATTTTAGCGACAAAAATGGAGTTGGTACTATTACCTTTGAAGATCAACCAATCATCAAGAGTCGAGAGCAACATCAAACTCCTCCTCAAGTGCATACTGCAATGACCTCTACAGTAGAACAGACTTTAGAATCAGAAAATGCCCTGGAAAAACAACTTAGGGAAGGAAAAATTACTGGTTCTTTTGATATTTCACAAAATCAACAGGGTTCAGTAGGCTATGTGACCGTTGATGTGGAGTCTGCTGGCAGTTTAAGTGTTATCAGTCATGACACTGAAGTTGTCATAGAACTGGATGATCAACAAAGGCCTCCGAAGGATATGCCGTTGGCTAGTTCAACACCAAATTGCCATTATAACAAGTGGTCTGGGGAAGTATCAGAATTTGTGGAAATTGATTCCAACGATACCTGGCTGCAACACCAGAAGGAGTTGAATACAGTTAACTCCAAGTCATTAAAGGACACCAAGAAAAACAGCACAATGACAGTGGATGAGACTGCAGCAGTTGAAGAAACATTGTCTGCTGTTGAACATTCTGAAGGGGTTAAAGAATGGGAGATTAAAGAAGAGATGTGTTGTCCAG gAAATACTGAAGTACTAAATGAAATAGAGGAAAATCAGTGTAATTTAGAAAAGAAGTCTACGGAGGGTATGGATCAGTTAAAGAAAAAGATAAATGAACTGCAGAGT GAAGTCGCAAGTCTTCAACATGTGGTGGAAGTGCGTGAAAATAAGTTGCTCCAACTAAGTAAACAGAATGTGGATCTTCAAGAGACAGCTAACATTCTGAGGGG TCAGCTTGAGCAAGCCGAGATGGCTTTCAAGACAGATGATCAAGAAATAGAAGAAGTAAGGAAGGAATTTACTGTTAGGGTTTCAACCACAGAAAAGAAATTTCAAGCTGCAGCAAAG GAAAGAGATAAGTTTAAGGCACTCTTAGATGAAACAGAGAGATCTCTAAATTTCAG GAATGAACAACAGTTAAATGAGTTCACAAGTCTCATCAAGGAAAAAGATGATCAAATTGCTGAATTGCTGGAGGAAG GGGAAAAATTGTCAAAGCAGGAACTTCACGTTAACAATACAGTAAAGAAGTTAAGAGCTAAAGAAAAGGAGAATGAGGCAGTGCTGAAGAAAAATAG CAAAGCATTGGAAGAACTGACCTCTGAAAACACAAGACTCCATGAAATTCAAAAAGTAAAAGAAGCCAATGAAAGAAAGCAAACAG AGGCCATCAACAAATTGAATTCTTATAATGAGAAATTAGAGGAGAAAGTTGCAGTACTTAAT TCAGAACTAGATGATGCTAATGAGAAGCTAAGAAGCATGCAAGCTGCATTGGATAATGCCTATAA ttttgttttgttgcatATTTCAAGACAACTTACTGACTTGCATAAAGAAAATGCTTCAAAGGATAGTGCAGCGCAG GAAGCAGCTCTCAGTGCTGAGATGACTGCAAAAGAAGGACTTAGAATTGCAATGGAGAGGAAAGAGAAgcagtttgaaaaagaaattgaaacatTAGAATTTCAAATAAGTGATCTTCAAACCAGTTTGCACAGAAATGAACAGCAAGCAAACAGAAGAGAGGATAATCTACGACAGGAAATAAGTGATGTGCAACAG AGATTACAGGAGGCTGAGGCTCGGAATCAAGAACTTACAGAGAGTGTGACTCATG CCACCAGACCATTATTGAGGCAGATTGAAAACTTACAAAGCAGCTATGGTAACCAGACTCAGACCTGGGAGCGAGTGGAAAGGAACCTTACGGAGAGACTGA ATGAGGCACGAGTTCAACTAGCTGAAGCACACGAGAAGGAACGTGTTGCAACAGAGCATGCACAAGAGCTTAACTCACGACTCACAGCCGTGGAATCACAGTTGGTAACATATCGCCAGGAGAAATCAAGGTTAGAGGCTACTTTAGAGGTTGAACGAGCCAAACTGGACACTGCGGAGGATACACGAAGCAG gGAAGCAGCTAGAGCTGAGGCGCTGGAAATGAAATATCGAAAAATGATACAAGATAGCAATATGGAGAAG GCTCTACTTGAACAGCAACTGGATTTGGAAAAGAGTAAGAtggaaacagaaaagaaaaagtttcaaaatgctcttgaTGACAAG GACAGAATTTTGATGCACCAATCGGCTAGCCTATCTGGAGTGCACGTTTCACCTGCTTCTGGAAGTGGGGTGGCTCAG GATGAAACCCATGAGTCCTCCGCCCACAGGGCACTTTGGCGACAGAATAGCAACAGCAGCAGTGTTATTCATGAATTGTCCCGAGGAGTCATAACGGGCAGTACCGCTATTGTTGAACGACTACAGGCTAAGGTCAAACAAAAGGATGGCGAAATTGAACTTCTACAG GAGGAAATTGTAGCCCTGCAAAAGACGCGTGATTCCCTCACAGAAGAATTAACTCGTTTAACATCAAGAACGGATAATTTAGAAAGAAACAGTGTGTTGTTTGCTGATTTGCAAGCACGGTATAAG GGGCTGGAACAGAGACATAACGCTGTCTTGCAGATGTATGGCGAAAAAGCTGAAGAATGCGAGGAACTCAGGATGGACTTGGAAGATGTCAAAACAATGTACAAAACACAG atTCAAGATCTTCTTGGGTCCTCGAGGTGA